The following coding sequences are from one Humulus lupulus chromosome X, drHumLupu1.1, whole genome shotgun sequence window:
- the LOC133806334 gene encoding uncharacterized protein LOC133806334, whose protein sequence is MLNKNWVKLNRATKEYTDAAWDFVKMVERNYGFPNKIICPCKKCRNLNHHCVDDVFEHLVITGMDPTYRIWVHHGEQPIDTQVGEVSNDMDAFDLYTTAAMDDVDNNIGCGGGEDDEFVNEDLQKKLEDAETPLYEGCEKYTKLSSIVGLYRLKNLNGWTDKSFTRLLELLCDMFPKNNVLPDSMYSVRKFLRNFDLKYEKIDACINDCCLFRKEKAKMDVCPKCSVSRWKVDKHTKNVKVGEAAKVLRYFPIIPRVKRLFRSKEMAENLRWHFTHKSIDGKIRHPVDTPAWDSINERWPEFNLEPRNLRLGLAADGINPYKSLSSTYSCWPVMLVIYNLPPWLCMRDENTFLSLLIPGRKQPGNNIDIYLEPLIEDLNKLWNNGVHTYDAFDKSFFNLKAMLLWTINDFPAYGNLAGCTTKGKTACPICGNDTCATRLKHSKKFSYQNTRRFLPFDHPYRSKKAWFNGATEERGPPKVLSGSEIVEELNQITNDFGKNMNPKKRSRDNKVEGMWKKKSIFFNLPYWEVIAVTSFLWDTTSHQMRASSLSM, encoded by the exons ATGTTGAACAAAAATTGGGTGAAACTAAACAg aGCTACAAAAGAGTACACGGATGCGGCATGGGACTTTGTGAAAATGGTAGAAAGAAATTATGGTTTTCCAAATAAAATTATCTGTCCTTGTAAGAAGTGTCGAAACTTAAATCATCATTGTGTTGATGATGTTTTTGAGCACTTAGTTATAACCGGAATGGATCCAACTTATCGTATTTGGGTTCACCATGGAGAGCAACCCATTGATACTCAAGTTGGCGAAGTTTCGAATGATATGGATGCATTTGATTTATACACGACTGCTGCCATGGATGATGTGGACAATAATATAGGTTGTGGAGGTGGTGAAGATGATGAATTTGTTAACGAAGATCTTCAAAAGAAGTTGGAGGATGCGGAAACTCCTTTATATGAAGGGTGTGAGAAATACACAAAACTTTCATCAATTGTAGGTTTATATAGGTTGAAGAATCTGAATGGTTGGACAGACAAAAGTTTTACTAGACTATTAGAACTCCTTTGTGATATGTTTCCCAAAAACAATGTACTTCCTGATTCCATGTACTCAGTTaggaaatttttgagaaattttgatTTGAAATATGAAAAGATTGATGCTTGTATTAATGATTGTTGCTTATTTAGAAAGGAGAAGGCTAAAATGGATGTTTGTCCAAAGTGTAGTGTTTCTAGATGGAAAGTTGATAAACACACAAAGAATGTTAAAGTTGGTGAGGCTGCCAAAGTTTTGAGGTATTTTCCGATAATACCCCGAGTGAAAAGATTGTTTAGATCAAAAGAAATGGCTGAAAACTTAAGGTGGCATTTCACTCATAAAAGTATTGATGGGAAGATACGACATCCAGTGGATACACCTGCTTGGGATTCCATTAATGAAAGATGGCCAGAGTTTAATCTTGAACCACGCAACCTTAGGCTCGGACTAGCTGCTGATGGAATTAACCCCTATAAAAGTCTAAGCTCCACTTATAGTTGTTGGCCAGTGATGCTTGTTATCTATAATTTaccaccttggttgtgcatgagggACGAAAATACATTTTTGTCATTATTGATTCCAGGTCGTAAACAACCTGGAAAcaatattgatatttatttggagcCTCTTATTGAAGACTTAAACAAATTGTGGAATAATGGAGTGCATACTTATGATGCATTCGACAAAAGCTTCTTCAATTTGAAGGCAATGTTGTTGTGGACAATAAACGATTTTCCTGCATATGGAAATCTTGCTGGGTGTACAACCAAAGGCAAGACAGCTTGCCCGATTTGTGGTAATGATACATGTGCAACTAGGCTGAAACATAGTAAAAAATTTTCATACCAAAATACTAGGAGATTTCTCCCGTTTGATCATCCATATCGGTCTAAGAAAGCATGGTTCAATGGAGCTACAGAAGAAAGAGGCCCCCCTAAAGTTTTGAGTGGTAGTGAAATTGTTGAAGAACTAAATCAAATTACCAACGATTTTGGAAAaaatatgaatcccaaaaaaaggAGTCGGGATAATAAGGTGGAAGGAAtgtggaagaagaaatctatatTTTTCAATCTACCATATTGGGAG GTCATAGCTGTCACATCCTTCCTctgggacacaacttcccaccagatgcgggcatcttctcttaGCATGTAa